The nucleotide window CGGGTGTGATACCCAGTTTTTCTGCCAATTCTTTACTCTGCATTTTTCGTTTGGCAAGCATTACATCTAAGTTGACTATAATTGGCATGTTAAATAAATAGGTCTTGTTCGTTTTGCAAATGTAGTCCTTGCTTAAAGATATTCGCAAGAAACAGGCAGAAAATTCCAAGCATAAAGTGAATAAACACCAGTCCCCAGATGATACTTTCTACTTCCACAAAGAAACCCGCGATAATCACCAGTGGAAGAGGAATGAAAATATTATACAGGTAAAATCTCGTCAGCTGCCGTATATTATCCTGTGTAAACAGTTTCTGCTGAAAAAATACCCTGAAAACCCTGGCGGCCAACCAGAAAAAGATTCCATATGTGATAAGCACTGACAGAAATGAAAAGATGATATACGGATAATTGTTGTCAATATTCAGGAAAGGTTTTTCTGTCAATGGATAATTGATATGAAGGTATTTTCCGTTTCCATAAGGCGTAACAGAAAAATCTGTTATAAGGCAGATCAGAGAGTAGAGAACGGTGATTAAATATCCCAACGATAATACGGAACAGATATAAAATAGAATTCTTGCAATAATTTTAGTCTGATTCATGATAGAAGATTGATATTGCAAATGTATAATTAATTATCGTAAAACAATAATTAATTTAAATAAAATTTTATATTTTTAAATTTTTGAATTCATCGACAATACTAAAAAAATAAGATGTTAATCATAGTTTTTTATTAATTTTAATAAGAGAAAAGTTGATCAACTTATCCCTTTAATTAATACTCAAGCTTAATAATTAACAAAGGTATGCTTATTGATGCCCTTCGACAGGCTCAGGGTGACAACTGGAATACCAGCCGAAATTTTTAAGTGCTGTCAGGCTGAGCCTGTCGAAGCCATTATTATTAAAAGGGATAAATCAAAAATTAAAATCATGGCTTACAGTACTGAACTTGCCGACCGGGTACGTGAACGGCTTTCCATGGAAAATAATATGGAGATTGAAGAAAAGAAAATGTTCAGCGGACTGTCTTTTCTGGTGAACGGGAAAATGTGTATCAACATCAGTCATGACAATCTGATGTGCCGCTATGACCCTGAACTTGAAGATGAGGTTGCAGAGAAAATGGGTTTTCTGCCGATGATTATGAAAGGAAAGCAGCTTAAAGGATATTGTTACGTAGAACCCTCAGGTTTCCAAAAGCCTGATGATTTTGAATACTGGATCAAAATCTGTCTTGATTATAATCCGAAGGCGAAGGTTTCGAAGAAGTGAGTTTTCAGGTTTGAGTGTTTATGAGTGGGAGAGTTTGAGGGTAAGTGAGTGTGGTGGAGAGTTACGGGGTACGAGGTGTGAGTTTCGGGGTTTGATTGTGTGGGTGAGAGGTGCGTGATTCGGGATGCGCGGTGGGAGTGGTTGAGTTTGAGAGTGGGAGCATTGGCAATTCAACAGTCCCACTATTCATCACTCATCATTTATCATTTATCACTTATCACTCATGATGATACAGTTTTTCTCTGATCTGAATTAATATTTTTGTTGTTTTCTCCAGATCCGGAAAGTCGGGAAGAGTGGTGGCAGAATAATGATTTTCTATAGATAGTATCAGGTTTTCTGCCTTTTGCATGATGCTTTCATACGACTGGTTGCCCGCTTTAATATCTAACAGTTCATCACGGTTTTCTACACGAATCGTCAGAGAGCCGGTTTTAAAAATCTGTTCACAGGACTGCAGCAAACGAATGGTGTGCATCATATTTTTGCTGTCGTAGTTCTGTCCGTGGATCTGATTGACATTGTAACGGTCCTCATTACGCTCAGCCACCCATTTCCAGTATTCCTTGTAATCTTTGCAGTAAACAGAGTAGGCATCCAGGTTACAGAACAGATAAGCGATCGGTTTTTCATCTTTAGGAACAGAGGATACAGAAACCTGATTTGCCTCTTCATTCTGAATAATCCCTTTATACCCAAGTGTTCCTGATTCATCATAAAATAAAGCAAACATACCTTTGGTATGATCAATGCTTACCAATCCGCAATTTTCCTGTGAGAGACCACTCCGTCCTGCGGACATCCTTCCAGAGGAGGGGAATTTATCCAGCCATTTTTTCAACGGTACAGAACCTTGGCCATCAAGGATAAAGCAGAAATCCAGAATCGATTTTCTTTCTTTATCGATCGGATTTAAGATCTTTTTATTAAAACCTTTGGCCTTTTTAATCTGTGAAACCGCATAGCCTGCAAAGGTATCTTTACAGAGTTTTGACAGAAAATCCTCCGTTTTCAGCAGATCCATCAATGGATGTTTATACAGAATACAATCCTCCGGACTGGCCAGAATTTCCAGGATATTGGGATTGTTTTTCTGCAGCAGTTCTACAAACCTCCCGATTTCATAATACGTAATGTCATTCGTCTCATTGGAAACCTGCGGAATGTAATTCAGGCCAAAGAAATCTTCCTTCGGCAGATAATACACCCCACGGATATCCGTATCAGAATTCTCCGTTGCCAGCCCGAAAGCCCGGCTTCCGGAGATGGCTTCGAAGAGAACGAGGTTTTTATTTTTTAGATCTTGGATGGTCATGATTCTTCAAATTTTGCTATATCTTTGTATAAATGGTTTTTAGAAATCCCAATGAAAATAATCATTTTAAATAATGCTAATTTTTAACACAACTCTTCACAATAACTTCCAAAGCTTTCTTAGCATCGCAGGCATATAATCCGGAACACCAGGCAGGATTTGCTTCAATAAGTGCCCAACCTTTTCCTCTGATGATTCCAAAATCCAAAACGATGGCAGCGGGTAGTGTAGAAGAATACTTTTGGATAAAAGATTCAAAGAAGATGAACATGTCTTTCTTTTCTTTTTCTGAAAGTTCATTTGTATTGAAAGCGTCGTTTCGCCAATAGGAAGAATACGTTTTAATTTTATTATTGACAACAAAACATCTTACTTCGAGTTCCCATTCCACAACTTCAGAAGTGAAAACCATACTTTCAGGATCCAGCGTTTCAAAGCCCTTTATATCTGATACTTTATCAAAGACTCCTGCTTTAAAGGTTTTAAAATCTGAACATTTGATGAAAGTATTTTCTTTATATACGAAATCTTTCAGTTTTCCATAAGAAATTTTTCTTTTTGTAAATTCTTCTGAAATTTTTGAGAGCCAGTTATCATCAGGTTTTGTTAAAGTCAGATCGCATTGTTCCGCAACAATTTCTGCATAAATATCTTCACCGTACACTGCAATCACATCCTGACGAAATTCTTCAGGAACACTCCATTTTGCATTAAATCGGCTCAACTCGTAGGATGAATTGAGTGATACTTTTTTCAAATTATTGCTATCCTCCGTATACATAGGAGAAAGTGCGACTATATTTTTCATCAGTATTTTAATTTGTATGTAAAATAAGCTTTTATTCTTTTATTTTAAGATCTCCCTAAAAACCCTCTCCATCTCACTTTTATCCGCCTTTCCTCCTGATAAATCTTTTGATTTTTCTTCATTTTCAGCGATTGTTTTCTCCAGAAAATCAAACAGTTTCCAATCGTTCGGGTGATAGTAAGATTCTCCTTTGGTTGCTTTTAAGGTGATAAGATCTTCTATTTTTCTTTTGGTGACTTCATCTGTTAAAACAAGCAGGTCACTGAACAGTACAGGAGGAACGGTTCCTTTTTCTATGATCCATTTTCCTGTTAATGTGGTTCGTAAACAATAAAAATAACTTTTTAATTTGACTTCATCACTTCTGCAAGCTTCCAGATATTTCTTGCTCATGCTCAGATAATGGTAAGAAACGGCAACCGGAGAAAAGCAGGCATCAGCCAGAGGTTTGAACAGTTCCACAAACTTTTCATCTGCTTTATACACGATGGGAGAGTAGAACCAGCTCAATAAAGCCGCATTCGACTTTAACAAAAGATGAAACGTCTTTCGCAGATCCCAACCGGAACCATCCAAATCATCTTCTGTCATAAATTCTATCGTTTCATCCTTATCCCAAGGGGAAAGGTACCAGTCTTTTTCATGACGGTATATAAAACGGATATCATAATCACTGTCAGGAGACGCAAAACCCCAGGCTCTGCTTCCCGATTCTACTGCAAGAAGGACTTCTACGCCTTTTGCAGTCTCAACTTCTTTTATTTTTTCAAGTATTTTTGGTGTCATTGTTTTGTATTTGTGGTGCAAAGTAAAGAGCGAAGTGCGCAATGTTCTTACGTGACTGTTTTAAGTTTCGAGGTGCAGGTTTCGGGTTAGTGAGTTTGAGGGTAAGTGAATATTGCGGGCTAAAATTTTTTTGACTTTTGAATTGGCGTTAAAAAAATAAATTTTGTGAACGTTAAGAAAATTCTCCTGTCTGAGTGCGACAAATGTATTGATACAAAAAAGTAATAATGAATTCGCACGAGTTGAGAATTTTTAGAGAACATATTTTATTTTTAGCTCAATTTTCAAGGTCTTGACCTTTTGTTTCTTTTGTGTCAAGACAAAAGAAAAAGACTCATTGAATTTCACTAATATTGCATTTTTCCATTTAACATAACTATAAATACCCATGTTATCATCAGAATTACAGCATAAAATTGATTTTAAAACAAAACCGTTAGGCGCATTAGGACATCTTGAACATCTTGCGCATAAAATAGGAATGGTTCAGAAAACCACTTCACCACAGTTACTGAATCCTCATATGGTAGTTTTTGCTGCCGATCATGGGATTGCCACTGCAGGCGTAAGTGCCTATCCACAGGAAGTTACCTATCAGATGGTGATGAATTTCTTAGGAGGAGGAGCCGCCATTAATGTTTTTTGCAGACAGAATGGTATCAACATTAAAATTGTAGATGCCGGAGTTAATTTTGATTTTCCCGAAGGGCTGAATCTGATTGATAAAAAGGTAAGGAAATCCAGCCGTAATATTCTGGAAGAACCTGCCATGACTCCTGAAGAATATCAGCAGGCACTGAAAAATGGGAAATCTGTAGTATCTGAGATTGCTAAAAAGGGTGTAATATTATTGGTTTCGGAGAAATGGGAATCGGGAATACTTCCGCTTCTTCTTTGATGATGAGCAAACTCTTTGATATCCCGGTCACCCATTGTGTAGGACGTGGAACCGGATTGAATGACCATCAGCTGCAGAATAAGATCCATATCTTAACGGAAGCGGTTGAAAAATATCCTTCCGAAATGACCGAAGATGAAATTGCCCAAACCTTTGGCGGTTTAGAAATAGCCCAAATGATCGGAGCCATAGAAGAAGCATATCACCATAATATGCTGATCATGGTAGATGGATTTATCGCTACGGTAGCGGTAGCCACGGTCTGGAAAAAGAACCCTGAGATTCTGAACAATTGTATCTTCTGCCATGTAAGCAATGAAAATGCCCATCCTCAGCTGTTGGGACTGATGAGGGAACAGGCTATTCTCAATCTGAATCTGCGCCTGGGAGAAGGAACAGGCTGTGCACTGGCGTATCCGATTATTCAAAGTGCCGTTAATTTCCTGAATGAAATGTCCAGCTTTGAAGATGCTCATATTTCCAATAAATCATCTTAACTTCATACAATAAGAAAGGGGCAATGAAGCCCCTTTTTATCTTAAATTCAAATATAATTAAAAAGTGTGTGCAACATCTTTACCTGTAAACATCATTCTTACAGGTTTATTTTGAATAGCATCCTCATTGAATTTATAGATATTAAATATCTGCATCGTAGGAATATACCTGTATAAACCATCGTCTACAAGATACAGCTTTCCGGTATTGATGTTTCTTACCAGCTGAGTTCCTGAAGTGATGTCCGGTCCTCTTTCTCCTGTGTAATCTTCTATATTTACCTTAAAAACCAGATAGGCTTTACCCTGAACAGCAAACAGATTATTGATCACTGCAAAAGATTCAATACGTCTCAGGGTACTTTCAAATACGATATAAAGGGCTCCTGTCGCATTATCCTGGAAAAATTGTCCGTCATGAACACGGTATGCTTTAGGCTCAGAATCTTTCAGGTAGAAAGCGATTCCTTCATATTCATAACCGTCTTTTCCGTCTCCCAGCTCATTTTTGTCTCTGGTATAAAAGTGCGTCTTTTTATCACCATTGAAATACCTGTAAATCGGAAAACTTCCCGGCTCATCACCATTATAGCTGGTGCCGAGATTTCTTTTCTCCCAATTGCTTTGTCCCACCAATTCATTAGGATTGGTCGTTAATACCAGATCATTGGTTCCTGTGTGAAACCATCTTGTGATGACAGGGCCGGGTCCGTCTGCAGAACCTAATAATCTTTCCTGAAAGTAATAGTCCAGTCCTGGATAGGATTTAGGAAGTTCGGATGGTAACGGAGAGGTATTGTACAGGTGCTTTTTGGTCAGATTACTGTAGAAACCGTAAATAGGATTCGTTAAATAAAAAGATTTTGACCAGATTCCCGCAGGGGGAGGAGTTGGAGTGTCTGGAGTATCTCTGAAGCCTCCTTTTGCTGACATGTTACTACCGGATGCATTTAAAGCCTGTGCTTCATTTACATTTTCCAGCTCATCACCGGGAGCTGAACAGCTTACGACGGATATAAGACATAATCCAACGAAATACGCTTTTTTCATTTGTTCTTTTTTCATGGTTATTGTTACGTTGCAAAACTAAAAATACTCAGGAAATAAAAAAGATAACTTTACGTGATAAGATTCATGTTTCTCATTTTTTTAACTGATCCCTTTACCGTTGTTAAAAGCTTTCCTAATTTTACGGAAATTGACTTAACAATTTTTTAGACTAAAAAGAAAATGAAAATCCTCAAAAATGAACTGATCTATTTTGCTACAGCACTCATGTTCTTCACCAGAATTCCTGTTCCGTTTACTGTTCCGTATTCCAGTGAGATTATGAATAAATCTCAGAAATATTTCGCATGGGTTGGACTTTTGGTTGGATTGATCAATGCAGCGGTGCTTTTCCTTTCTACCATGTTGTTTAACCTGGAGGTTGGGATCGTTTTAATGATGATTGCCGGTGTTTTGCTTACAGGAGCTTTTCATGAAGATGGTTTTACAGATATGTGTGACAGCTTCGGGGGTGGATACGGAAAAGAAAAAATCCTGACCATTATGAAAGACAGCAGAGTAGGAGCATATGGAACTATTGGAATTATCCTGCTTTTTGCCTTGAAATTTTACAGTATTCAGGCGTTGGGTAGTATCAGTGATCAACCGGTTAGAGTACTGGGAATCATTATTCTGGCACATACAGTAAGCCGGTTTATTTCTGGAACCATGATCTACACTCACCAATATGTTACAGATATTGATGTCAGTAAATCGAAACCTCTGGCCAATAAACCCTTGGATGGAATGGCCTTATTGGTGGGATTTATAAGCGTTCTAATGGCTTTTGTCCTGGTCCCGGACTGGAGATTGATTTTTGCTTTTGCACTGGCTTATGCTGGTAAAATCTATATGGGCTGGTATTTTAAAAAGCATATTGGTGGCTACACGGGAGATTGTCTTGGGTCTGTGCAGCAGGTTTGTGAAGTTTTATTTTATTTGGGAACAATCATCGTATGGAAATTCATCTGATCCGTCATACCGCTGTAGAAAATCCTGAAAACCTGTGTTATGGTTTTGCTGAAATGCCTTTAAAGAAAAATTATATTGATGATTTTAAAGCGCTGGATATTGATCATAGTTTTGATGTGATTATTTCCAGTCCCTCCGAGCGCTGCCGTTTGTTAGCTGATTATTTTAAATTTAATTATCACACTGATGAAAGACTCAGAGAAATGAATTTCGGCAACTGGGAACTGAAAAAATGGACCGATATTCCGGAAGAAGAAATCAATCCCTGGTACAAAGATTTTGTCAATATTAAAGCTGCCGGCGGAGAAAATCTCATTCAAATGCAAAACAGAGTTCTCAGCTTTTGGAGTGAACTGATTCAAAAAAATGATGTCAATAAAGTTCTGATTATCACCCATGCCGGAGTTATTCGTTTAATTCTTCAGGCTGTGCTTCAGTTTCCACTGGAAAATATGTTCAATATTCAGATTGACTATGGGAAGAAAACAGTTATAAAAATTAAAAACGGATTATTTTCAGTTAAAAGTTTAAATACATAAAAACCTTAATTGAATACAATAAAAAAACCGCTGAATAGCGGTTTTTTTATTGTATTAATATTTTAAAATCTTCTGAAAGGTCTTACCCTTACCATATTGTAATCCTTATTATATTCCCACATATAACCAGCATATCCGTCCAGAATTCTTGCTGTATTACCACCCGGTATTTCGGTAGAGCTCCAATAATATTTTTGAGATACATCATTCCAAGGGTTTGATGCAATATTGTAAACATTCTTGGAACTCTTATAGAATGCCATTAATTCTTCTTCAGAAGGCAAAAACCAGTTACCAACACCATTTACACTGTAATTAGCACATAGTCTTGCTGCGCAATTAGCATCTGAACATTGAGAAATAATTCTTGCAGTATTAGCTGGTCCTGATCCCATTACAGCCTGAGTCTGATTGATGATGTTAAATGAACATCCCCATTTGATTTTATCAGAACCATTATAGGTAAGGTTGGCAGGCGCTGCTTCCAGGTATCTCCAGCCGTCCGTAAACTCTCCTTTATCATAAAAAATATATCCACCCGAAGCACCAATGGCCCCGGCAGTTTTAAATGTCTTCTCGTCTGAATAATATACCTGTGCACCTTCTTTTACGTAAGATCTTACATAGTATGTAGTGTTCGGAAGTAATGCCGTAGCTTCCAGTTCGTACGCTGAATAACCATTAGGATTTGATATTTTGATGATTTGACCATTTGATATATTGACCCCGGCACTCGTTCTGTAGCAGAATCCTTTTTCATCAGGATAGAAAGGCTCAAGATAATTTACTGTAATATCTTCAGTACTTAGAGTGGCTGAAGTTGTATATATTGCCTTAGCCATTTTGAAAGTAATATCCATCTTTCCAGGCGTAACGAATGTCACATTATCACCATAAATAATGTCCCCGTTATTGGCCGCAACATATGCTCTTACATAATAAGTAGTTGATTTTTCAAAATCAGAACTGTAAGTTGCCGTGAGAAGATAATCTCCTGTCACATTGGTATACTCTTCAATTAATTTCGAATTGCTGATTGTAGGATTGATATTTTTCCCCCAGCAGAATCCGCGTCTGGAATATCCGGATCCGGAAGAGGTTACTGTTCCCGCAAATTTGAACTGTGCATTACTGAAAGTAGGTTTACCGGTTACAACTTTTGGAGAAGCGATGGCATTATTGGTTGTACCATTGTCTTCATCCCTGCCGTTGTCTGATCCGCAAGAAGCTAGCGTAAAAAATAAGATGAGAAATAAAGAAAATTTCACAAATAGACTTTTTTTCATAAGTGTTTTTTGATATTATTAGTTTTACAAATTAAGGCCGCAAATATAAAAAAAAGATATTTACTTTAAAAATTGCGTATCATTTGAGAGCATTCAATTTTTTAAATAATACGCAAAAACGCCACCCAATATACTCAGGCAGCGTTATGAATTATTTAAAAATTCTGATAAAGCTATCTTTTTCCAGGTTTTCCAGCGAGAAATCAAAATCAGCTTCCGCCTTTTCTGTGGTAATCTCAGCTCCAAGCTCTTTTATAAGCTCATTGAAGGACATGGCTTTATACCATTGTTGGTATAATGCCGTTGTCGCCATCACAGAAACCTGATTATTTCCTGAAACATGAGAATGACCCGCTCCGAAATTCAATAGTACGAAACATTGTTTTTCGTTTTTTGTGACCAGCATTCCCAGAATCATTTGCTTCTGGACAGCATTACATCTGGCTTCAGCAAACAGATTATTAGGATTCATCATATAGTCGTAGGAAATCTTGTCCCCTTTTCCGATAATGATTTTATAGCCGGAATCTGCATTTCCACTGAAAACGTTGTTCATAACAAGCGTTGGTGCACAGTGTCCTTTATTGGCGTAAAGATATTCAACGGCACCATTTGGCGCAGAAGTCATATCTCCGGAGTACATCAGCTGTCCGTTTCCGTGATTATAAGCAGCATTCCAGCCTATTTTTCCTGCAATATTCAATCCTGAAAGGTCAAGGTCACGGGCACCCCAACGATCTTCCCAATACACTCCTACAGCAAGTCTTTCAGCATAAAAACGCGTTCCGGTAGGAATATTTCCTACAAACATCTTTTCAGAAGTTGGCAGTGCAAATTCTACATTTTCAGGGAAATAGAATTTCTTTCCGGACAGGTTTTCATACTTCAGTTTCAGAAAATCTAAAATAAAATCATAATTGAACTGATTCACGTAAGTTTCTTTACCTTTTTTAGTCCATGATTTTCCGTTTCTCACTCTGTAGACAAAGGTATCCTGTCCGTACATTCTTGAATAGCATGCTGACAATGCTTTGAACAAGGCGAACGGTGTTGCGTTTTCCAGCCAATGCCAGTCGCTGTTTTCCAGCAATGTATTGGTGGCGTCATTCAACGGATTTGAGATCAGGGGCTTATGATGTGTTTTAGATAGTTTTGAAATTTTATTAATGACTTTTGGAGCCCTGTTTTTATAAGCAAGGAATAATGGTTTAAACCGGTTAAAGATTTCTGCCATTTTCTCCAGTCCGAAACTTTCAAACAAATAGGTTGGATTGAAATTACTCTGTTTAATCAGATTAATCAGATCATCATTTTTGATTAAAAGCGTTGTGTTAGTTGTTTTATAAATAACGTAACGGAAGAACTCAACAGGATTTTCAGGATAAATATCGTACCGGTCGGCTATTTTTATGATCGCTTCCTTGTTTCTGATATTTTCTTTTCCTGTAAAATCATATTCCAGTTCGTGATGCAGTATATCAAGCAAATCATCAATGGTTTCCTCCTTTAAAGCCATTCCTGATCCTAAAAGAGAAAGACATTTTTCCTGCATTTCTTCCACAGTGTACGCTTTGATGACTTTAAAAACCATCTTCATATCCGGGATATTCAGTATTTCAGCAGGAATATAAATTTCGTTCTGAAAATCGCTTCCATAGGTCGAAACATAATGAGTGATCTGTTCAATTAATAAATCATATCTTGAGGTATTCTTTATTTTTTTCCATGATTTATGGAAGGTTTTATTCAGATCATTTCCGTTCAGTTTTTCCTTGGCATAGAAGGATATGATTTTATTTTTTGCCCATACAGCATCAGGTTCAATGATAAAACCGTCATTGGAAATAAATGGTTTTGCACTCGATTCTTTAGCCAGTACAGCATTGAATAATTGTAGTGTTTTCATTGTTTTTAAGTTTAAAAAATAAGTGAGGAGTAGATTCATTAAAAGTGAAGGGTATAGGAACTCCTTTTACCTATAGTTTATAAAAAGCGGGGAGTAATTTATCCAAAAATATAGGAACTCCCTGTGCCTTATAATGGGTTAAAAAGGCGGAAAGTAATTTTAATCTTATAGGAACTTTCTTTGCCTTGAATTTTTTCTTTAATTAACTTTTCTGGTACTGTGAAATTAAGTTGTTGCTTTTATTCAACCTTACGGATTTCTAAAGCCCGTAAGGTTTGAATATCATATTAAAAATTATGCTTTTCTGTATTTTTTCTTTTTCTTCCATGGTGCATTTTTCTGCACATCTCCGGCCATGATACATCCGTAAGGCATCACTTCATCCAATACTTCACAAAGTCCGTATTCTTCAATCTGTGCTCTTACATTCTTAGCACTTTTATAAGCGCTTGGAAGTTCAGAAATATCAATTTCATTGGAATAGAAACGGATATCCAGCCCGGCGGTTTCCTCATTGAAGATTTCCTCAGTCGCTTTATGAGCCAGAGATTTTTTATGCTGGCTTCTGCTGAAGTTTCTTCCTGCTCCATGTGGGGCAAAACCTAAGTTTCTTTCGTTGGTTGTTCCCTGAACAATCAATACCGGCTCAGCCATATTCAATGGAATCAGTCTTGGTCCCGTAATATCAGGCATGAACTTATCATCCAGCGGAGTCGCTCCTTTGGCATGGTAGAACAGGTCTCCATCCTTGAAAACGAAATTATGTTCGTTCCAGTATCTATTTTCCTTTTCAATTTCAAGCTTGTTCAGGACGGCATCATGGATAGAAGTATGGTTTTCTTTGGTCCACTGTCTGATCAGCTGAAGCGCTTCCCAATAGGATTTACCTTCTTCCGTATCATAAGGAATCCATGCATTTTCTCTTAGTGTTTCAGGAGAA belongs to Chryseobacterium gleum and includes:
- a CDS encoding nucleotidyltransferase domain-containing protein produces the protein MTPKILEKIKEVETAKGVEVLLAVESGSRAWGFASPDSDYDIRFIYRHEKDWYLSPWDKDETIEFMTEDDLDGSGWDLRKTFHLLLKSNAALLSWFYSPIVYKADEKFVELFKPLADACFSPVAVSYHYLSMSKKYLEACRSDEVKLKSYFYCLRTTLTGKWIIEKGTVPPVLFSDLLVLTDEVTKRKIEDLITLKATKGESYYHPNDWKLFDFLEKTIAENEEKSKDLSGGKADKSEMERVFREILK
- a CDS encoding ATP-grasp domain-containing protein encodes the protein MKNIVALSPMYTEDSNNLKKVSLNSSYELSRFNAKWSVPEEFRQDVIAVYGEDIYAEIVAEQCDLTLTKPDDNWLSKISEEFTKRKISYGKLKDFVYKENTFIKCSDFKTFKAGVFDKVSDIKGFETLDPESMVFTSEVVEWELEVRCFVVNNKIKTYSSYWRNDAFNTNELSEKEKKDMFIFFESFIQKYSSTLPAAIVLDFGIIRGKGWALIEANPAWCSGLYACDAKKALEVIVKSCVKN
- a CDS encoding TfoX/Sxy family protein, translated to MAYSTELADRVRERLSMENNMEIEEKKMFSGLSFLVNGKMCINISHDNLMCRYDPELEDEVAEKMGFLPMIMKGKQLKGYCYVEPSGFQKPDDFEYWIKICLDYNPKAKVSKK
- a CDS encoding RtcB family protein: MGTQGDGNHFLFVGISKNTGNTMMVTHHGSRAPGAALYDKGMKVANRFRQEISPETLRENAWIPYDTEEGKSYWEALQLIRQWTKENHTSIHDAVLNKLEIEKENRYWNEHNFVFKDGDLFYHAKGATPLDDKFMPDITGPRLIPLNMAEPVLIVQGTTNERNLGFAPHGAGRNFSRSQHKKSLAHKATEEIFNEETAGLDIRFYSNEIDISELPSAYKSAKNVRAQIEEYGLCEVLDEVMPYGCIMAGDVQKNAPWKKKKKYRKA
- the cobC gene encoding alpha-ribazole phosphatase family protein codes for the protein MEIHLIRHTAVENPENLCYGFAEMPLKKNYIDDFKALDIDHSFDVIISSPSERCRLLADYFKFNYHTDERLREMNFGNWELKKWTDIPEEEINPWYKDFVNIKAAGGENLIQMQNRVLSFWSELIQKNDVNKVLIITHAGVIRLILQAVLQFPLENMFNIQIDYGKKTVIKIKNGLFSVKSLNT
- a CDS encoding nucleotidyltransferase domain-containing protein; translated protein: MTIQDLKNKNLVLFEAISGSRAFGLATENSDTDIRGVYYLPKEDFFGLNYIPQVSNETNDITYYEIGRFVELLQKNNPNILEILASPEDCILYKHPLMDLLKTEDFLSKLCKDTFAGYAVSQIKKAKGFNKKILNPIDKERKSILDFCFILDGQGSVPLKKWLDKFPSSGRMSAGRSGLSQENCGLVSIDHTKGMFALFYDESGTLGYKGIIQNEEANQVSVSSVPKDEKPIAYLFCNLDAYSVYCKDYKEYWKWVAERNEDRYNVNQIHGQNYDSKNMMHTIRLLQSCEQIFKTGSLTIRVENRDELLDIKAGNQSYESIMQKAENLILSIENHYSATTLPDFPDLEKTTKILIQIREKLYHHE
- a CDS encoding DUF2975 domain-containing protein: MNQTKIIARILFYICSVLSLGYLITVLYSLICLITDFSVTPYGNGKYLHINYPLTEKPFLNIDNNYPYIIFSFLSVLITYGIFFWLAARVFRVFFQQKLFTQDNIRQLTRFYLYNIFIPLPLVIIAGFFVEVESIIWGLVFIHFMLGIFCLFLANIFKQGLHLQNEQDLFI
- a CDS encoding adenosylcobinamide-GDP ribazoletransferase, yielding MLKNELIYFATALMFFTRIPVPFTVPYSSEIMNKSQKYFAWVGLLVGLINAAVLFLSTMLFNLEVGIVLMMIAGVLLTGAFHEDGFTDMCDSFGGGYGKEKILTIMKDSRVGAYGTIGIILLFALKFYSIQALGSISDQPVRVLGIIILAHTVSRFISGTMIYTHQYVTDIDVSKSKPLANKPLDGMALLVGFISVLMAFVLVPDWRLIFAFALAYAGKIYMGWYFKKHIGGYTGDCLGSVQQVCEVLFYLGTIIVWKFI